Proteins from a genomic interval of uncultured Desulfuromusa sp.:
- a CDS encoding 16S rRNA (uracil(1498)-N(3))-methyltransferase, with product MNLILLHKDDFISQTRVRLSGRRLQHIVNIQRAAIGDKLRVGEINGLSGTGEISSLNTEWLDMDVQLNQEPPEPLAITLLLALPRPKMLKRILQSVTSLGVKQIYLFNTYRVDKSFWSSPLLQPKNLKEQLLLGLEQARDTILPDVHLCPRFKPFVEDELPGISKGTVAYVAHPGAESPCPGTLVQKSTLAIGPEGGFIPYELEKLQHCNFLPISLGKRILRVETAVPVLFSRFTQNQEKY from the coding sequence ATGAATTTAATCCTGCTCCACAAAGATGATTTTATAAGCCAAACCCGGGTTCGATTGTCTGGACGCCGACTGCAACATATCGTCAACATTCAGCGCGCCGCCATTGGCGATAAGCTGCGTGTTGGAGAGATTAATGGGTTGTCAGGAACCGGGGAAATTTCAAGCCTGAATACGGAATGGCTGGACATGGATGTTCAACTGAACCAGGAGCCACCTGAGCCGCTTGCCATCACGCTCCTCCTGGCGTTACCACGACCAAAGATGTTGAAGCGAATCTTACAGAGCGTCACCTCCCTTGGCGTGAAACAGATTTATCTGTTCAACACCTACCGGGTTGATAAAAGTTTCTGGAGCAGCCCACTGCTGCAGCCGAAAAATCTAAAAGAACAACTGTTATTGGGCTTGGAACAGGCTCGCGACACAATTCTTCCAGACGTTCACCTTTGTCCTCGCTTCAAGCCTTTCGTCGAAGATGAACTACCGGGCATAAGTAAAGGAACAGTGGCCTATGTTGCCCATCCTGGAGCTGAATCGCCCTGTCCCGGCACCCTCGTTCAAAAATCAACGCTGGCAATAGGGCCGGAAGGGGGATTCATCCCTTATGAGCTAGAAAAACTACAACATTGTAACTTTCTTCCCATCAGCCTTGGAAAAAGAATTTTACGCGTCGAAACGGCTGTTCCTGTGCTATTCTCGCGGTTTACCCAGAATCAGGAAAAATATTAA
- a CDS encoding Pycsar system effector family protein, with protein MTNIPIPEEPLIPRLLASNALRANLNKHMDLNKMADAKSSMIMTVSSLVITITLTQYDKLELITILLLASSGILAVIFSMLAIIPPFHVTDHTNLFYFRSFSDLSESEFKNQFLETITDREKLYDAYFHEIYYLGKYRLTRKYKLIRNGLWSLLIGLLSATASVIILRFPL; from the coding sequence ATGACAAACATCCCGATTCCGGAAGAACCTTTGATCCCGCGCCTGTTGGCAAGCAATGCACTGCGGGCCAATTTAAACAAACACATGGATCTGAATAAAATGGCTGATGCCAAATCATCAATGATCATGACCGTCTCTTCCCTGGTCATCACCATCACCTTGACTCAATATGACAAACTGGAACTGATCACCATACTGCTGTTAGCCAGTTCTGGTATCCTGGCAGTGATTTTCTCGATGTTGGCGATAATTCCACCGTTCCATGTCACCGATCACACCAACCTGTTTTATTTCCGCTCCTTCAGTGATCTGTCTGAAAGTGAGTTCAAAAACCAGTTTTTAGAAACCATCACCGATAGAGAGAAACTCTATGATGCCTATTTTCATGAAATTTATTACTTGGGGAAATACCGCCTGACCCGCAAATATAAGCTAATCCGCAATGGATTATGGAGCCTTCTTATCGGACTTCTCAGTGCGACGGCATCTGTCATTATCTTACGTTTCCCATTATGA
- the ilvA gene encoding threonine ammonia-lyase, whose amino-acid sequence MLTCQMIDEAAVVLRGVVRPTEIIHSPFYSKMLGAPLYFKCENHQHTGSFKIRGAYHFLSKRPAEQLANGVVTASVGNHGKGVASAASLLNCSCRVIMPEGVPLSKELAPLQYGAAVELYGQTHEEADSYARQLAAKDNLLYIPAFDHELIMAGQGTIGLEILQELPTIESLLVPIGGGGLISGIATAIKAVKPGVRIIGVEAAGVASASLARRNGHPKTISTRTHSFAEEVAVKRVGELTFTIMEHYVDDVITVDEESIARAIVSLMEKGNLFVEGAGAVGLAALIYGFRSVRKESTLCLLSGGNLDIHNMARVVEKGMLAEGRYLRLRLEMADIPGALAHLTHILSELQANIFQVNHDRHKSSLPLGEAEVLLDLETRGAEHIQEILMRLEDERYRPEVIY is encoded by the coding sequence ATGCTGACATGTCAAATGATTGATGAAGCGGCAGTAGTTTTGAGAGGAGTTGTTCGACCGACAGAAATTATCCATTCACCCTTCTATTCAAAAATGCTGGGGGCACCTCTTTACTTCAAATGTGAAAATCATCAACATACCGGATCGTTCAAAATTCGCGGTGCTTATCATTTTCTTTCCAAGCGACCAGCGGAACAGTTGGCAAATGGGGTCGTCACTGCTTCAGTAGGAAACCACGGAAAAGGGGTTGCCAGTGCGGCTTCCCTTCTGAACTGCTCATGTCGGGTGATTATGCCCGAAGGAGTTCCTTTATCTAAAGAGTTAGCTCCGTTGCAATATGGTGCCGCAGTCGAACTGTATGGACAAACACATGAAGAGGCCGATAGTTATGCCCGGCAATTGGCGGCAAAAGATAACTTGCTTTATATCCCTGCGTTTGATCATGAATTGATTATGGCCGGACAGGGGACGATTGGTTTGGAAATTCTCCAGGAGTTGCCAACAATTGAATCTCTATTAGTGCCGATTGGAGGTGGCGGGTTGATTTCCGGGATCGCGACGGCAATCAAGGCTGTCAAACCGGGAGTCCGTATTATCGGCGTTGAAGCTGCCGGTGTTGCCAGCGCCAGTCTGGCAAGACGCAATGGGCACCCCAAAACCATCTCGACGCGCACCCATTCTTTTGCCGAGGAGGTGGCTGTCAAAAGAGTTGGGGAGCTGACTTTTACAATTATGGAACACTATGTTGATGACGTGATCACCGTTGATGAAGAATCCATTGCCAGGGCTATTGTCAGTTTGATGGAGAAAGGGAACCTGTTTGTCGAAGGAGCTGGTGCGGTTGGTCTGGCAGCATTGATTTATGGTTTCAGAAGCGTGCGTAAAGAGAGTACACTGTGTCTGCTATCCGGAGGGAATCTGGATATCCATAATATGGCGAGGGTGGTTGAGAAAGGCATGTTGGCCGAGGGGCGTTATCTGCGGTTACGTTTAGAGATGGCTGATATTCCCGGTGCTCTGGCGCACTTGACACACATCCTCAGTGAACTTCAGGCTAATATCTTTCAGGTGAACCATGATCGCCACAAGTCCTCCTTGCCACTGGGAGAGGCGGAAGTTCTGCTTGACCTGGAAACCCGTGGGGCAGAACATATCCAGGAAATATTGATGCGGTTGGAAGATGAAAGGTACCGTCCTGAGGTGATTTATTAG
- a CDS encoding CGGC domain-containing protein translates to MKKIKIGIIICDRYRRCAGGKCFRSVRNREGAFSRYKDMDVDVVGYTSCDGCPGGNIEYAVEEMKANGAEAVHLATGLIVGYPPCPHITYFHDFIKTRYGLEVVYGTHPIPQKYLDIHSQLETWNDPRWEEILRPTLVDEQMRSAYD, encoded by the coding sequence ATGAAGAAAATAAAAATTGGGATTATTATCTGTGATCGTTACCGCAGATGTGCAGGAGGGAAATGTTTCAGGTCAGTGCGCAACAGAGAAGGGGCCTTCAGTCGCTATAAGGATATGGACGTTGACGTTGTCGGCTATACCTCCTGTGATGGTTGTCCCGGAGGAAATATTGAATACGCTGTTGAAGAAATGAAGGCAAACGGAGCGGAGGCTGTCCATCTGGCCACGGGGCTTATTGTCGGTTATCCGCCATGTCCGCACATCACTTATTTTCATGATTTTATAAAAACGAGATATGGCCTTGAAGTGGTTTATGGTACTCATCCCATCCCGCAAAAGTATCTCGATATCCACTCTCAACTGGAAACATGGAATGATCCCCGCTGGGAAGAGATTCTGCGACCGACGTTGGTTGATGAACAAATGCGCTCAGCTTATGATTAA
- a CDS encoding DUF309 domain-containing protein, which yields MESHFIEPDITRYTDRPLPAYRHLPFTNAHPFLDKDGHSYGEKLSPAESFSTDNWQDCDDYLYSIDLFNYGFWWEAHERLKYLCLGAGRESETGQFVQGLVQIAAALLKHFMQEETGAATLAESGSGNLKGVADIYLGINVATLITQLQNCLATQDGKYPQIRLIIS from the coding sequence ATGGAATCACATTTTATCGAACCGGACATCACCCGATACACCGACAGACCTTTGCCGGCATATCGCCACCTCCCGTTCACCAATGCTCATCCCTTTCTCGATAAAGATGGGCACTCTTATGGTGAAAAACTGTCGCCCGCTGAATCTTTTTCAACAGACAACTGGCAAGATTGCGACGACTATCTCTACAGCATTGATCTTTTTAATTATGGGTTCTGGTGGGAAGCACACGAGAGACTAAAATATTTGTGCCTGGGTGCCGGGCGGGAATCGGAAACAGGTCAGTTTGTTCAAGGTCTGGTACAAATTGCGGCAGCACTCCTCAAGCATTTTATGCAGGAGGAGACTGGAGCTGCAACGCTGGCAGAGTCAGGTTCCGGAAACCTGAAAGGGGTCGCAGATATCTACCTGGGAATCAATGTGGCAACGTTGATTACCCAGCTGCAAAACTGTCTTGCAACTCAAGATGGCAAATATCCGCAGATCCGGTTAATCATAAGCTGA
- a CDS encoding YigZ family protein, with amino-acid sequence MTPKNRYPIPAERFRCEIEVKHSRFITTIAATDTPEAALSFISAIKQEFPDATHNCWAYLIGPPGSTDRIGLSDDGEPHGVAGKPMLTTIQHSGLGDITAVVTRYFGGTKLGKGGMVKAYTLAVKTALEQLKVTEKIDWVELSLHFDYQYLGHIERLLPNFEVVLKEKQFAEKINLLLMLPEENYSDLYTQLTDLTSGQIELIKKE; translated from the coding sequence ATGACCCCAAAAAACCGCTACCCGATTCCTGCCGAACGTTTCCGCTGTGAGATTGAAGTCAAACACAGCCGCTTCATCACCACAATTGCAGCAACGGATACCCCCGAAGCGGCATTGTCCTTTATCTCCGCCATCAAACAGGAATTTCCCGATGCTACGCACAATTGCTGGGCGTACCTGATTGGCCCCCCCGGCAGCACTGATCGCATTGGCCTCAGTGACGATGGGGAACCACATGGAGTCGCAGGAAAACCCATGTTAACAACGATACAGCACAGTGGCTTAGGTGACATAACAGCCGTTGTCACACGGTATTTCGGTGGCACAAAACTCGGCAAAGGAGGCATGGTCAAAGCCTATACTCTTGCGGTAAAGACCGCCCTCGAGCAACTTAAAGTCACTGAAAAAATCGATTGGGTGGAATTGTCTCTCCATTTTGACTATCAGTATTTAGGTCACATTGAACGTCTCCTCCCAAACTTCGAGGTTGTGTTAAAAGAGAAGCAATTTGCTGAAAAAATTAATTTACTCCTCATGTTACCAGAAGAAAATTATTCTGATTTATACACCCAACTCACCGATCTGACTTCAGGGCAAATTGAGTTGATAAAAAAGGAATAA
- the lspA gene encoding signal peptidase II: MHRYRIFALVASCSLLLDQLSKIYIDHNFELSQSKRIISNFFHLTYVRNPGAAFGILSDSSIRLPFFITISVLAALGILWFIRRIPSEKHWQHLALGLIFSGALGNLIDRIRLGEVIDFLDVHWYNYHWPAFNVADSAICVGVTILFFCSWHEEKLKKRKTSKV; this comes from the coding sequence ATGCACAGATACAGGATCTTTGCTCTCGTTGCAAGCTGCAGTCTGCTGCTCGATCAACTGAGTAAAATCTATATTGATCATAACTTTGAACTGTCTCAATCAAAACGAATTATCAGTAACTTTTTTCATCTGACCTATGTTCGTAATCCGGGCGCAGCTTTCGGTATTCTTTCTGACAGTTCTATCCGGCTACCTTTTTTTATCACCATCTCCGTCCTTGCTGCGCTGGGAATTCTCTGGTTTATCCGCAGAATTCCCAGTGAAAAGCATTGGCAACATCTGGCTTTAGGATTAATTTTCAGTGGAGCACTCGGCAATCTGATTGACCGCATCCGCCTTGGTGAAGTCATCGATTTTCTTGATGTCCACTGGTATAACTACCATTGGCCGGCGTTCAATGTTGCCGACAGCGCCATTTGTGTCGGGGTCACTATCCTGTTCTTCTGCTCCTGGCATGAAGAAAAACTGAAAAAGAGGAAAACCAGCAAGGTCTGA
- the ileS gene encoding isoleucine--tRNA ligase, whose amino-acid sequence MDYKDTLNLPKTDFPMRANLPNREPEMLKHWQQINLNDQLEAKNQDQESFILHDGPPYANGHLHMGHALNKILKDIIVKSRRMQGFFTPYVPGWDCHGLPIELMVDKKLGKKKREMSKADFRRQCRDYAKVWVQTQSEEFQRLGIFGNWQDPYLTMTPDYEATTARELARLVERGSLYKGKKPIHWCSSCVTALAEAEVEYDNHTSPSIYVKFPYTDTLPAELSELSGQPLSFVIWTTTPWTIPANLGICLNPELTYVAVDVNGEYLVLAEGLYEGVMQTLGIEDYSITATFAAGLFENKNCKHPFYDRHSLLMLGDHVTLEAGTGCVHTAPGHGQDDYLVGLKYGLEIYNPVDDYGRYRQDLELFGGMKLKDANAAVNEKLSEVGALLHESQVSHSYPHCWRCKKPIIFRATEQWFISMEENNLRQKALQEIEKVEWIPTWGRNRIFNMIEARPDWCISRQRSWGVPITIAYCEKCGEALNDGKIMHHIADQFEATGSDVWFEKEASELLPPGTVCPACGHDKFTKESDILDVWFDSGVSHAAVCEHRDYLHSPVDLYLEGSDQHRGWFHSSLLESVGTRDRAPYKAVLTHGFVLDKDGRPMSKSMGNVIAPEEIIKKYGAEILRLWVAATDYRDDIRLSQETLQRLSDAYRRIRNTARYLLGNLNGFAPETDTVADKDLLEMDRWAMSRLHRLLQKVAGAYDKYEFHVIYHAVHNFCSIDLSAFYLDILKDRIYTSPKQSIAYRSARSTMFQIVDALTRILAPVLTFTAEEIWLDLPGQREASVHLAEFPQANSNYLNEQLEERYEQLNKVRIEVSRQLEKARADKQLGQSLEAKILLDAPESYQQLLTDYLESLPTYFIVSQVELSQNLSAAVDAENIPGLKLQVLPADGEKCDRCWNYATTIGQNSEHPTICARCADALDAG is encoded by the coding sequence ATGGACTACAAAGATACCTTAAACCTGCCGAAAACCGATTTTCCAATGCGAGCCAACCTACCCAACCGGGAACCGGAAATGCTCAAACATTGGCAACAGATCAATCTCAATGATCAGCTCGAAGCGAAGAATCAAGATCAGGAAAGCTTCATCCTCCACGATGGTCCTCCCTATGCCAACGGCCATCTTCACATGGGGCATGCCCTGAATAAAATTCTTAAAGATATTATCGTTAAAAGCAGGCGGATGCAGGGATTCTTCACCCCATATGTTCCAGGATGGGACTGCCATGGTTTGCCAATTGAGCTGATGGTTGATAAGAAACTCGGCAAGAAAAAGCGGGAAATGAGCAAGGCTGATTTTCGACGTCAATGCCGTGATTATGCCAAAGTCTGGGTGCAAACCCAGAGTGAAGAGTTCCAGCGTCTGGGCATTTTCGGAAACTGGCAAGATCCCTATCTGACCATGACTCCCGATTATGAGGCAACTACCGCACGGGAATTGGCTCGGCTGGTGGAACGGGGCTCTTTGTACAAAGGGAAAAAACCCATCCACTGGTGTTCTTCTTGTGTCACTGCTCTGGCAGAAGCTGAAGTCGAATATGACAATCACACCTCACCATCAATTTATGTGAAATTTCCTTATACCGATACATTACCGGCGGAACTATCAGAGCTGAGTGGACAACCCCTCAGTTTCGTCATCTGGACCACAACGCCATGGACAATCCCTGCAAACCTGGGGATCTGTCTGAATCCCGAGCTGACCTATGTCGCAGTTGACGTCAATGGTGAATATCTGGTCTTGGCCGAAGGCCTGTATGAAGGGGTGATGCAGACCCTTGGAATTGAAGATTATTCAATCACAGCAACTTTCGCAGCCGGTCTGTTTGAAAATAAAAATTGCAAACACCCCTTCTACGACCGTCATTCCCTTTTGATGCTCGGCGACCATGTCACTCTGGAAGCCGGAACCGGCTGCGTTCATACGGCTCCCGGTCATGGTCAGGATGACTATTTGGTCGGCCTCAAGTATGGTTTGGAGATCTATAATCCCGTAGATGATTATGGCCGTTACCGGCAGGACCTTGAACTGTTCGGCGGAATGAAGCTCAAGGACGCCAACGCAGCAGTGAATGAAAAGTTGTCTGAAGTCGGGGCGCTACTCCACGAAAGTCAGGTCAGCCATAGCTATCCCCATTGCTGGCGCTGTAAAAAACCTATTATCTTCCGCGCAACTGAGCAATGGTTCATCAGTATGGAGGAGAACAATTTACGTCAAAAGGCGTTACAGGAAATCGAAAAGGTCGAGTGGATTCCCACTTGGGGGCGCAACCGTATTTTCAATATGATCGAAGCTCGTCCCGACTGGTGTATCAGCCGCCAACGCAGCTGGGGCGTGCCGATTACGATCGCCTACTGTGAAAAATGTGGTGAAGCCTTAAATGACGGTAAAATCATGCACCACATTGCGGATCAATTTGAAGCAACCGGCAGCGATGTCTGGTTTGAAAAAGAAGCGTCCGAACTGCTGCCTCCGGGAACAGTCTGCCCTGCCTGTGGACATGATAAATTCACCAAAGAATCGGATATCCTTGATGTCTGGTTTGATTCCGGGGTTTCTCATGCTGCCGTCTGTGAGCACCGCGATTATCTGCACAGTCCCGTCGATCTGTACCTGGAAGGCTCTGATCAGCATCGAGGCTGGTTCCATTCCAGCTTGCTGGAATCCGTTGGCACCCGTGATCGAGCCCCTTACAAAGCGGTTTTAACTCACGGTTTTGTTCTCGATAAAGATGGCCGCCCAATGTCGAAGTCGATGGGTAACGTCATCGCTCCAGAAGAAATTATCAAAAAATATGGTGCGGAAATCCTGCGCCTGTGGGTTGCCGCAACAGACTATCGCGACGATATTCGCCTGAGCCAGGAAACCTTGCAGCGCTTATCCGATGCCTACCGACGAATCCGCAACACCGCCCGCTACCTGCTCGGCAATCTCAATGGCTTTGCTCCGGAAACCGACACGGTTGCGGATAAAGACCTTCTGGAAATGGATCGCTGGGCAATGTCACGTCTCCATCGGCTGCTGCAAAAAGTTGCCGGTGCTTATGACAAGTACGAGTTCCACGTTATTTATCATGCGGTGCATAATTTTTGCTCTATCGATCTGAGTGCCTTTTACCTGGATATCCTCAAAGATCGCATCTACACCAGTCCAAAACAAAGCATTGCCTACCGTAGCGCCCGCTCAACCATGTTTCAGATTGTTGATGCTTTAACCCGGATCCTGGCTCCGGTTCTAACCTTTACAGCTGAGGAAATCTGGCTGGATCTGCCGGGTCAACGTGAAGCAAGTGTTCATCTGGCAGAATTTCCACAGGCAAACTCCAACTATCTCAACGAGCAACTGGAGGAACGTTACGAACAGCTGAATAAGGTTCGTATCGAAGTTTCCAGACAACTGGAAAAGGCCCGGGCCGACAAGCAGCTGGGACAATCTCTGGAGGCGAAAATTTTACTTGATGCTCCTGAAAGTTACCAGCAGCTGTTGACAGACTATCTGGAATCTTTACCAACTTACTTTATCGTTTCACAAGTCGAGTTAAGTCAAAATCTTTCAGCGGCTGTTGACGCGGAAAATATTCCCGGATTGAAATTACAGGTTCTCCCTGCGGATGGAGAAAAGTGTGACCGTTGCTGGAATTACGCCACCACCATTGGTCAAAACTCTGAACATCCAACGATCTGTGCTCGCTGTGCGGATGCTTTGGACGCCGGTTAA
- a CDS encoding ElyC/SanA/YdcF family protein, whose protein sequence is MDHYLFLLKKFLGNLLMPVPVTLLLLLWALLLLLRRKTRWLGIIVVLLATALLFVASYAPLSNQYIAPFETRIPSYQKDQTPVDYIAVLGHWHQSVADQPVTSELSSTAIVRLAEGIRIYRLNPGSQLIFTGFKGIGKDPVSYPEKLRELAIALGVPATDILIFNGPRDTMEEAEVIAENVPEASLVVVTTAVHMPRALDLFHRAGLDPIPAPTEHLSKPFKSWWTFPTGKTLEHSEYWAHERLGLLWVKLTGQVKEYFDKD, encoded by the coding sequence ATGGATCACTACCTGTTTCTATTGAAAAAATTTCTCGGCAACCTCCTGATGCCGGTTCCGGTAACTTTGCTCCTGCTGCTCTGGGCGCTGTTATTGCTTCTGCGCCGTAAAACCCGTTGGCTCGGCATTATCGTTGTTTTGCTTGCAACGGCGCTGTTATTTGTCGCCAGCTATGCTCCCCTGAGCAATCAATACATTGCCCCCTTTGAAACCCGGATTCCCAGCTATCAAAAAGACCAGACGCCGGTTGACTATATTGCCGTCCTCGGGCACTGGCACCAGTCCGTTGCAGATCAGCCCGTCACCAGTGAGCTCAGCTCCACTGCCATTGTCCGCCTTGCAGAAGGGATTCGCATTTATCGCCTTAATCCTGGAAGCCAATTGATTTTTACCGGTTTTAAAGGGATCGGGAAAGATCCTGTTTCCTATCCGGAAAAACTCCGGGAACTGGCCATCGCTTTAGGGGTTCCGGCGACAGATATTTTGATTTTCAACGGTCCCAGAGATACCATGGAAGAGGCAGAAGTTATTGCCGAGAACGTTCCGGAAGCGTCCCTTGTTGTCGTCACAACCGCCGTTCATATGCCACGCGCCCTTGATCTGTTTCACCGCGCCGGACTTGATCCGATCCCTGCACCGACGGAGCATCTCAGCAAACCGTTTAAAAGCTGGTGGACCTTTCCCACGGGGAAGACGCTGGAACACAGTGAATACTGGGCTCATGAACGATTGGGATTACTCTGGGTCAAGCTAACGGGACAGGTCAAAGAATACTTCGATAAGGATTAA
- a CDS encoding endonuclease III domain-containing protein: MSNLLDIYQRLLAHYGNRNWWPADTPFEVIIGAILTQNTNWNNVEKAIVNLRRVNALTNDAILKLDQEALEQLIRPSGFFRQKAERLQLFCRYLQKHHQGNLDHLFDQELNRVRDELLRLKGIGPETADSILLYAGQHLSFVVDAYTYRLFGRLGILSGKEKYGFVRDFFMSQLPDDIQLYNEYHALIVIHCKDFCRKKPLCQNCPCADICPEKQPN; the protein is encoded by the coding sequence ATGAGCAATCTTCTCGATATCTACCAAAGGCTCCTGGCACACTATGGCAACCGCAACTGGTGGCCGGCCGACACCCCCTTTGAAGTCATTATCGGAGCGATCCTGACCCAGAATACCAATTGGAACAATGTTGAAAAAGCGATCGTCAACCTGCGGCGGGTCAATGCCCTGACAAATGATGCTATCCTGAAGTTGGATCAGGAAGCTTTGGAGCAGCTGATTCGTCCTTCCGGGTTCTTCCGTCAGAAAGCTGAACGGCTGCAGCTGTTTTGTCGCTACCTGCAAAAACACCATCAGGGAAATCTTGACCATTTATTTGATCAGGAATTGAACCGGGTCCGGGATGAATTATTGCGTTTAAAGGGGATCGGTCCGGAGACTGCTGATTCAATTTTGCTTTATGCCGGACAACACCTTTCTTTTGTTGTTGATGCCTATACCTATCGCTTGTTTGGTCGACTGGGAATTCTTTCCGGAAAAGAAAAATATGGTTTTGTCAGGGATTTTTTTATGTCTCAACTGCCGGACGATATTCAATTGTACAATGAGTACCACGCTTTGATCGTCATTCACTGTAAAGATTTCTGTCGCAAAAAACCGCTCTGCCAAAATTGTCCCTGTGCTGATATCTGTCCGGAAAAACAACCGAATTGA
- a CDS encoding SRPBCC family protein gives MHFLEREILLNQPVENIWKFMATPANLNELTPPELNFQIVSELPEKMYNGLIIEYRISIPLFGNWRWLTEIKHIREGVYFVDEQRIGPYRLWYHEHHIEAVDQKQTRMTDRVSYKLPFGLLGQMVHQFWVKNMLETIFTYRAQRLTELFG, from the coding sequence ATGCATTTTCTTGAACGGGAAATCCTTCTTAATCAGCCAGTTGAAAACATCTGGAAGTTCATGGCGACACCTGCGAACCTCAACGAATTAACCCCTCCTGAGCTTAATTTCCAGATCGTCAGTGAATTGCCGGAGAAAATGTACAACGGTCTGATCATTGAGTACCGCATCAGTATTCCCCTTTTCGGCAACTGGCGCTGGTTAACTGAAATCAAGCATATCCGTGAAGGAGTATATTTTGTCGATGAGCAGAGAATTGGCCCCTATCGACTCTGGTACCATGAGCATCACATTGAGGCTGTTGACCAGAAGCAGACACGGATGACTGACCGGGTCAGTTACAAACTACCCTTCGGCCTTCTAGGACAGATGGTTCATCAATTCTGGGTCAAAAACATGCTTGAAACCATCTTTACCTACCGGGCACAGCGGTTAACGGAACTGTTTGGTTAA